The Lactuca sativa cultivar Salinas chromosome 2, Lsat_Salinas_v11, whole genome shotgun sequence genome includes a window with the following:
- the LOC111915030 gene encoding nifU-like protein 4, mitochondrial, which yields MMRGLQRLVAGHRAHIGRRLEPYIDNAAARHTSRRLFMVSSSNNVSSRVTSSISRPFVLPAHASSGLGNFVGQKRSMFIQTQSTPNPLSLMFYPGKPVMEVGSADFPNARTAMNSPLAKALYGIDGITRVFFGSDFVTVTKSEDATWDFLKPEIFAAIMDFYSSGNPLFLDSATAASMDTAIHEDDSEIVAMIKELLETRIRPAVQDDGGDIEYIGFDPETGVVKLKMQGACSGCPSSSVTLKSGIENMLMHYVPEVKSVEQELDQEEDNNGELTGQLE from the exons ATGATGAGGGGTTTGCAGAGATTGGTAGCAGGACATCGAGCCCATATTGGCCGAAGATTGGAACCCTACATTGATAACGCTGCTGCACGGCATACCTCTCGCCGTCTATTTATGGTTTCTTCTTCGAACAATGTTTCTTCTCGTGTTACATCGTCGATTTCTAGACCTTTTGTTCTCCCCGCGCATGCCTCATCTGGATTAGGCAATTTTGTAG GGCAGAAGAGGAGCATGTTTATTCAAACACAATCTACTCCTAATCCTTTATCATTGATGTTTTATCCTGGGAAGCCAGTCATGGAAGTTGGAAGTGCAGACTTCCCAAATGCCCGCACGGCTATGAATTCACCACTGGCAAAGGCCCTCTATGGAATTGATG GGATTACTCGTGTTTTCTTTGGTTCAGATTTTGTGACTGTAACCAAGTCAGAAGATGCCACCTGGGATTTTCTAAAACCCGAAATATTTGCAGCAATTATGGACTTCTATTCATCTGGGAACCCACTGTTTCTGGACTCAGCTACTGCAGCTTCTATGGATACAGCTATTCATGAA GATGACTCAGAAATTGTTGCAATGATTAAAGAACTTTTGGAAACTCGTATACGACCTGCTGTACAGGACGATGGTGGGGATATCGAATACATAGGATTTGATCC AGAGACGGGAGTTGTGAAGCTAAAAATGCAAGGAGCATGTAGTGGGTGCCCTAGCTCATCTGTCACCCTCAAATCAGGCATTGAAAATATGCTCATGCATTATGTACCAGAG GTTAAATCTGTTGAGCAAGAACTTGATCAAGAAGAAGATAATAATGGAGAATTAACAGGCCAGCTGGAGTGA